From the Oxalobacter vibrioformis genome, the window AAAAATCGGCACAGCCTGCTTTTTGATCTGTTCCAGTTGCTGGTATAGCGGCACCCCCAGCGCAACGATGGCGGGTTTGAGCAGGAAAGCAATATAACGGCTGCCGTTTTCATACGTGTCATAGGAAATATTGCCGGCTTTCAGGATCAGGATAATGATGGCAATAGCCAGCAGGATCGGATTCAGCAGCACCCAGCCCAGCCGCCGCTGCAGCAATTGCGCACCCCAGAAAACGGCGATGGTCAGAGTGATAAATAGGACTTCGCTATGCAGGAAATGACTCATGAGCGCCGCCGAAAGAGTTGGTAGGTCCAGCCGGTTGCCGCCAGCACAATCAATGTGCTTAAGATGGTGGCAATGGTAATGGGGAGCAGCTCTGCTGCAATCAGATCAAAATACAGCATGAGCGCGACACCGGGCGGAACGAAAAAAAGACCGAAGTGCGCCAGCAAAAAGTCGGAAATACCCTTGACCCATTCCAGCCTGATCCAGCCAATAGTCAGGAGGAAGGCTAAAAGCAGCATACCGATCAGAGAAGAGGGAAACTTGGTTCCCGTCAGATCAACAACCAGTTCACCAAAAGCCAGGCAGAGAAAAATGATGACACATTGCCGGAGGATATGCATGGTATGTCTCTATGCAAAGGGATAACAAAGCATACTTTACAGGATAACGCGGCCGAGAAAAACAGGAAAATCGGGCTTGGGAAAGGGATCAGTGAAGGGATTGTCCATCCGGACCGGCCTGATCCGGACGATTGTCAAAAAAGAGACGCGCCA encodes:
- a CDS encoding CidA/LrgA family protein, coding for MHILRQCVIIFLCLAFGELVVDLTGTKFPSSLIGMLLLAFLLTIGWIRLEWVKGISDFLLAHFGLFFVPPGVALMLYFDLIAAELLPITIATILSTLIVLAATGWTYQLFRRRS